From the Periophthalmus magnuspinnatus isolate fPerMag1 chromosome 1, fPerMag1.2.pri, whole genome shotgun sequence genome, one window contains:
- the LOC117373352 gene encoding phospholipid phosphatase 3-like, which yields MLDTFGSSSGAVPIPDTSDLQLKVAAGGGSLTAGGMGLETGAGEKKLLDFTGATLSKRKLLVGLDLLCLFLASIPFFACELKAVSPYKRGFICGDPSITYPYLDREVIPDELLIAGGVVITGLTIALGECYRVRFRGVNSKAFIRNVYVSCLYKELGCFLFGCCIGQSLTNMAKLSVGRLRPHFLSVCGVTYASLNCTTGTYVASVTCHSDHRLEEEARKSFFSGHASFAMYTMLYLAFYLQARFTWRSARLLRPLLQFILIMLAVYTGLTRISDYRHHPSDVLTGYIQGALTAYWVTFHISSMFKTNGSDLSLSETPLDSPLSPQHTVC from the exons ATGTTGGATACTTTTGGTTCTTCGAGCGGCGCAGTACCCATCCCGGACACCTCTGATCTGCAGCTCAAAGTAGCGGCCGGGGGAGGCAGCCTGACAGCGGGAGGGATGGGACTGGAGACTGgcgctggggaaaaaaaactccTGGATTTTACTGGAGCAACTTTATCCAAACGAAAACTTCTGGTTGGATTGGATCTCTTGTGCCTCTTCCTTG CATCCATTCCATTCTTTGCGTGTGAGCTTAAGGCCGTGAGTCCTTACAAAAGAGGGTTTATCTGCGGAGACCCCAGCATCACATACCCATACCTGGACAGAGAGGTGATCCCAGACGAGCTGTTGATCGCAGGGGGCGTTGTCATCACAGGCCTCACA ATTGCACTGGGAGAATGTTACCGGGTGCGTTTTCGTGGTGTGAACTCTAAGGCCTTCATAAGGAACGTGTATGTGTCGTGCCTGTACAAAGAGCTGGGTTGCTTTTTGTTTGGCTGCTGCATCGGCCAGTCGCTAACCAACATGGCCAAGCTGAGCGTAGGACGGCTCAGGCCCCACTTCCTGTCTGTGTGTGGTGTAACATATGCATCACTCAACTGCACTACAGGAACTTATGTGGCATCCGTGACCTGTCATTCTGATCACCGCCTAGAAGAGGAGGCCAG AAAATCCTTTTTCTCTGGTCACGCCTCCTTTGCCATGTATACAATGCTCTATTTGGCT TTCTACCTGCAGGCGCGTTTCACATGGCGCAGTGCTCGTCTGCTGAGGCCGTTGCTTCAGTTCATCCTGATCATGCTGGCCGTCTACACTGGGCTCACGCGCATCTCCGACTACAGGCACCATCCGTCTGACGTGCTCACGGGCTACATACAGGGGGCGCTTACTGCCTACTGGGTG ACATTCCACATCTCGTCCATGTTTAAGACCAACGGTTCAGACCTCTCTCTGAGTGAAACTCCGCTGGACAGCCCCTTGTCGCCCCAGCACACAGTCTGCTGA
- the LOC129456657 gene encoding uncharacterized protein LOC129456657: MGPNDTTDIESLQKGDARRGRGLDFCLVLSVIVLFTGLVALAVAGVLVIHDLQSQLQHKRVQSVPPVPEAAHVVVDAPGKSLKMQSVYLGATSYELNNKTMTLDPQSERPLGSNFEFNPVRHTLSVKHGTYFLYMEVNVTCLSRCQSGVFTIRVSDKLSCEMKLPNSTDSQPIQRKCWTVTSLSKKTELLAQMTLPHGPLPHWRLELRGSGFGLFLVS; this comes from the exons ATGGGACCAAACGACACAACTGACATCGAGTCTCTGCAGAAAGGAGACGCTCGGCGCGGCCGGGGGCTGGACTTCTGCCTGGTTCTGTCGGTGATAGTTTTGTTCACGGGACTAGTGGCTCTTGCAGTCGCAGGGGTCCTGGTGATCCACGATCTTCAGTCACAGCTGCAGCACAAGCGCGTTCAGTCTGTGCCTCCGGTGCCAGAGGCGGCGCACGTCGTTGTAGACGCACCTGGCAAGAGCCTTAAG ATGCAGAGTGTATATCTGGGGGCAACTTCAT ATGAGCTAAACAATAAAACTATGACTTTGGATCCTCAGTCTGAGAGGCCTCTGGGAAGTAACTTTGAGTTCAACCCTGTGCGTCACACCCTGTCAGTCAAACACGGCACCTACTTCCTGTACATGGAGGTGAATGTCACATGTCTGTCCCGCTGTCAGTCAGGTGTCTTCACGATCCGGGTGTCCGATAAACTCAGCTGCGAAATGAAGCTCCCAAACTCCACAGACTCCCAGCCGATACAGAGGAAGTGCTGGACAGTGACGTCTCTGAGTAAGAAGACAGAACTGCTGGCCCAGATGACGCTCCCCCACGGGCCGCTCCCCCACTGGAGACTGGAGCTCCGAGGCTCTGGCTTTGGTTTGTTTCTGGTGAGCTAA
- the LOC117378238 gene encoding uncharacterized protein LOC117378238, with product MADDSCPQIFVVDQPTNNTQQPVRQKPLWKRARKNLLLPLFGLVMFGLALEGVFIYRLHKRTEALFLSHQQLQNQSSPLSPTGNTLEQVGPKMSYEAPAGLSHPQKATERSMAHLQGSNSSDKDGVVQWLKNSDSFTSNIEYNSSGLLIKTDGFYYLYSKVHFSQAEDCVMVNHMVMRNTTAYGLPIELMKSKSFHCRNERPNQKRTMEPDLWNSFLAGIFKLETGDHIFVMLDRGLHAGPADNFFGAFKII from the exons ATGGCAGATGACAGTTGTCCCCAAATTTTTGTGGTGGACCAACCAACCAACAACACACAGCAGCCAGTCAGACAGAAACCCTTATGGAAGAGGGCAAGAAAGAACCTTCTATTGCCCCTATTTGGTTTGGTCATGTTTGGGCTTGCCTTGGAAGGGGTTTTTATCTACAGACTCCACAAAAGGACAGAG GCACTTTTTTTGTCTCATCAACAACTACAGAACCAGTCAAGCCCCCTTTCACCTACT GGCAATACATTGGAACAAGTGGGACCTAAAA TGTCCTATGAGGCCCCTGCAGGGCTATCGCATCCACAAAAGGCAACAGAAAGATCAATGGCACATCTTCAAG GCTCTAATAGCAGTGATAAAGATGGCGTGGTCCAGTGGCTCAAAAACAGTGATAGCTTCACCAGTAACATAGAATACAACAGCAGTGGGCTGCTGATAAAGACTGATGGCTTCTACTATCTGTACTCCAAAGTGCACTTCAGCCAGGCAGAGGACTGTGTGATGGTCAACCACATGGTTATGAGGAACACCACGGCCTATGGGCTGCCCATCGAGCTCATGAAGTCTAAAAG tttccATTGCCGTAATGAGCGTCCAAACCAGAAGAGAACCATGGAGCCAGATTTGTGGAACAGTTTTCTTGCTGGAATCTTCAAGTTGGAAACTGGGGATCACATTTTTGTGATGCTGGACAGAGGGCTGCATGCAGGACCAGCTGATAACTTCTTTGGAGCTTTCAAGATTATTTAG